TGTTCTAACAATTCTTTTGCAAGATCTTTATTTTCTGCGTAAACTTTGATGAATTCAACTATCTCATTCCTTCTAACTCCGATAAGGATGACACCATTATACCTTTCTTTAGGTGTTAGGAGATCGGTTTCCATGATTTTTCTTAGGTTTTTCTCTCTTATATCCTTTTTCAAAGGCTCATGAAGCCTAAAGGTTCACCACTGTCAAGATCTATTATTTTTATCTCCCTCTTTCGTGTGTCTAAAAATGCCACGCTCTTTACTCCGCTTACGTACCCACATACTTCGCCTGGATTGAGAACTATGCTTCTACCGGTTTCCCTAATTTCATATTTGTGAGTATGTCCTCTAATGACTACATCATAAAGCTGGCTCTTGACGAATGCTTCTACGATCTTTTCCTCTGTACCATGGAGAACGATAATTCTAAGACCGTCTGCGTCTATTTCTAGGAGCTCATCTTTTACACCAATTGTGTTTTTTAGCCCTTCTCTTTCACCATCATTGTTGCCAAAAACACCTTTTAATGGTGCATTAAGTTTGGAGAATTCTTTTTTAACAAATGGGGCAATGTAGTCACCTGCATGCAGCACTAAATCCACACCTGCATTGTTAAAAACTTCAATAGCTTTTGAAATTGCCGGGAGGTTGTCATGAGTGTCACTCATTATGCCTATCAACATGTTATCACCTCTGATATACTCAAAAACTATGGGTTTATATTTTTATCCTGTTTAAAAACTCTTTCCACCTTTCGGAGAGATTGTTTCTCCATAGGCTAAAGCTTAAGAACATCACAGTATCAACATTTTATTGCACAATGTGGGTGAGATAGGATGTTAATAGGGAAAGCCCTTATTCCAGTTAAGGTACTAAGATCATTTGGGACATGGAAAAGTGGAGATACTATCCTAATAGAAGACTGGAAAGCGAAGGAACTCTGGGAAAGTGGAATAGTAGAGATTATTGATGAAAGTGAAAAAATAATTCGTGAGCTTGATCAAGTAATTGCTGAAGAGAAAGCCAATGAACCAATAATGCCGATTCCGGAGGGTCTCTATTCAAGGGCTGAATTTTATATATACTACTTGGAAAGCTATGTTAAGAATAGAGTGGAAATCGATATAGATGTCATTAATGCAAAGGTGACAAAACTTTCCAATCTCAAGAAAAAGTATCAACACCTGAAAAAACTCCGATTTAAAAAAATATTAACAGCCATAATGTTTCGCCCTGCGAGTTTGGAGATTTTAAGTAGACTTTCACCTGAAGAAAGAAAAATATATCTTCAGATTTCTCAAATACGAAATGAATGGTTGGGTGAGAGCTAATGGACAGGCAGGATATGATTGAGAGATTTGTAAAGTTCCTAAAGGAATATGCAGATGACGAGGGTAATCAAATATATCTGAACAAAATTAGAGATATTCTCACAGTTATTCCTAGAAGATCTATAGGGATCAGCTGGGAGCATTTAAACGCGTTTGATCCAGAACTTGCTGAAGAACTTCTTGAGTCTCCAGAAGAGGTTATTTTGGCTGCTGAAGATGCAATCCAAATAATTCTTCAAGAGGAATTCTTTAGGAAAGAACCGTTTAAGATTCATGCCCGCTTTTTTGAGTTACCAAAGACTTATCTCGTGAAAGAACTTGGGAGCGAACACATAAATAAACTTATCCAAGTAGAGGGTATAATAACAAGAATAACTGAGGTTAAACCCTTTGTTTCTAGAGCGGTCTATGTATGCAAAGACTGTGGGCAGGAAATGATCAGATTGCAAAAACCTTTTGCCACGCTCATAAAGCCAAACAAATGTGAGGCGTGCGGAAGTAGAAATCTTGAACTTGATGTGGATAAAAGTACTTTTCTGAACTTTCAGAGTTTTAGGCTTCAAGACAGACCAGAAAGCCTTAAAGGGGGTCAAATGCCGCGTTTTGTTGATGTTATTCTTTTGGATGATCTTGTTGATATTGCCCTTCCGGGTGATAGAGTTATAATCACAGGTGTTATGAGGGTTGTTCTTGAACAGAAGGATAAAAGACCTATATTTAGGAAAATAATTGAGGCAAATTATATAGAACAGCTCAGCAAGGAAATAGAGGAGCTTGAGATAACTCCGGAGGATGAACAAAAGATTAAGGAACTTGCAAAGAGGAAAGATGTTGTGGATGTTATAGTTGATTCTATCGCACCTGCAATATATGGAATGAAAAAAGAAAAGCTGGGTATAGCGCTCGCATTGTTCGGTGGAACAACAAGACAACTTCCTGATGGAACAAGGCTGAGGGGAGAAAGCCATGTTTTGCTCGTGGGAGATCCTGGAGTAGCGAAAAGTCAGCTTCTCCGTTATGTGTCTAATTTAGCGCCAAGGG
Above is a window of Thermococcus sp. EP1 DNA encoding:
- a CDS encoding metallophosphoesterase, which translates into the protein MLIGIMSDTHDNLPAISKAIEVFNNAGVDLVLHAGDYIAPFVKKEFSKLNAPLKGVFGNNDGEREGLKNTIGVKDELLEIDADGLRIIVLHGTEEKIVEAFVKSQLYDVVIRGHTHKYEIRETGRSIVLNPGEVCGYVSGVKSVAFLDTRKREIKIIDLDSGEPLGFMSL